Genomic segment of Mercurialis annua linkage group LG6, ddMerAnnu1.2, whole genome shotgun sequence:
AGATCAGTATTACCGTCCAGCGCCATATACAGATGCTCAACCGTTTACGTCTTTCGATCAGTGTTACCGTCCCACGATGCCTTCGGATGATCAGCCGTCGACGTCACATTCGCGGCCATCTTCTTCTCACCAGGCTCAGGATCCATCACAGCTACATTTTACACTGTCAGAATCATGGTTATTCGGTCCGGAGATCGGTTCAGAGGCGTACAAGGAGCTTTTATCACGACCGGATCTCACACCTCCATCTTTTAGACTCCTACCGCCCACACAGGAGGAGACCGGTACTGCACCACCAGCAGCAGACGTTGAGCATTCAGTTCAGGACGAGGACGCCCACGACAGCGGCGAGAGCCCTCCGGTACCCAGACAGTTTCACTCGATTACAGACAGCTCGCGGCACCGTCGAGAGACTCACGGTTTAAGGATACAGAGACCGAGGACTCGTAGATATGAGGATtagatttcatatttttgttcatttattgatttttgtattttagtatATGTTGTATGTTTACTATATTCTGTATATTATAATCGTTtgttaaaatttttattttttttataagtgtCTGTTCAaatcattagttaaataaaacaaatatttatatcgtctgttaaattttttatttatttataagcgTTTGTTAAAATCAGtagttaaaaaaaacatttaaatcgtttcTTAATATAtcgtttgataaaattattttatattgtttttagtttatggttttattaaaataatttttatttttttttaattaaaaatcagcaatgattgggcactttagtgcccaatcattgctgccccaatgattgggtccccaatcattggggaagcACGTTCCGCATTCCTGGAATGCAGAACGTGCTTAAGCAGCTGATTAACAAAGTTAATCAGCTGCTTTAAtggttccgcattctaggaatgcggaacacaaGGTGTTCCGCATTCTTGGGGTCCTTGGCACTCTTTTGGAATTTCTTCCAAAAGAGGCACTGAACCAGAATTTTGGGTGCCTCAATCAAAAACCCTAATCCCGTTGTCTTACTCTGTTGCCTTCGATCTTGAGTCTTTGGTACCGTCAGATCTATTTACCATCCATATATTAATATAGATAATCGACATCACATAATTAGCAATCTTAACTCTAGAATTGACCTTTAAACTCAAACTACATTTTCACATAACACACATCCCCAAATCTCTATACTTTTTGTTAACTTATATAGTTAACCAATTATTAATTCTAGCTTCAGTTtcaaaaacattttcatttcaaaatcattttgaaaattatcattcaaatcatttcataaatcattatgaaaattatttttcattctcATATCGTTGGCCGAATTCGTTAACTCTAGACTCGacgtttaaaattgaaaaaaaaaaactttcatttctcaaatgcactTTTCATATCTCGTAATCTGTCGTCCGAGGCCACACTCTGTTTAGGCCCAGATATTTCTTTCATCGTAAATACATTTCAAATCATATAATCCAAATAACAATTATCTACTACACATAGATTTAAACGATAATATCGATTTAacccttaattttttaaaaccacAATTTCATATTTTCCATTCATTATCACTAACAGAAGCCCATATACACAACTAGGGCATCACACTATGTCAATCATAACACAAGGTCTCGTTATGTCAAAATTGGCGAAGTTACATAAAATCTTCGAATCGTATgaactttgaaatttcatcgatTTAACTTTACAAGTCTAATTTACACTTTTTCATATCATATCCCAacctttttatcatttaaattcaTATCGTTAACGTATTTAAATGTTAATTCACGTTTCGTTAAAATCGGCGAATCAACGACGTTTTCATCAAAATCGCCGATTAACAAAGCTTCACAATTCCTGCGACCATGGAGTTACTTGTTAGTTAATTACAGTCTATTAACATCGACTTCATTATCATATTTCTCAAACTCATTAGTCACACCAGCTCCGATGTTTCACACGTCTTGTTTACGTAATCTTGCTAATCTAGGTTTTcgactaaaatttatttaactcATGGATCAATCATCCAAACACATAAACCTTACATCAGATGTATCCGACATCCTCTAAAACGATCTGAACTAAAAACTCAAACGTAAAAAACTCTAACGCTCGATTGACTCGCTTCAACGGGTTCGAAAATCGTTTGTCGATTTGTGCTATATATGAACAAGCACTTTCTAGTTTTATTTTAGATTGGAATAGCACTTTGGTGTGTTTTCAGAAGAAATTTAGGTTAGAGAGAGTGAGTTCTAGGGTTATGAGCTTTGATGGTTTAGGGAAATGAATGTGTTCtcaaaatagaaaatgaaataaTTCCGTTGCttgatgtataaaaatatttcaatctTATCATCTGTAAATTTTACGACACTTCGAATGCATGAACTTAAATTTTTCAAAGGAGCTAAATGAGGTGCTAATATGCATTAACTgcatattagttttttttttcatgtcagatatagtttttttttcatgtcagatatagtttttttttttttttcaaataagaatCTTGCAATCGCATAGTTCGATAGTGTGAATGAAGCAATGGTATATGAA
This window contains:
- the LOC126687791 gene encoding extensin-like, with the translated sequence MPFFQPSYGQTAHTTPLGTPPSQFHQGTPPASQFQQATPPASQFLQATPPVSPFQQTTPPPFAASDQYYRPAPYTDAQPFTSFDQCYRPTMPSDDQPSTSHSRPSSSHQAQDPSQLHFTLSESWLFGPEIGSEAYKELLSRPDLTPPSFRLLPPTQEETGTAPPAADVEHSVQDEDAHDSGESPPVPRQFHSITDSSRHRRETHGLRIQRPRTRRYED